A genomic stretch from Papio anubis isolate 15944 chromosome 18, Panubis1.0, whole genome shotgun sequence includes:
- the LOC108583510 gene encoding protein FANTASTIC FOUR 1-like, with product MAKRRRPKKSESPPEPAAADTPLRPGAEEEAEEEEEEEEEEEEEEEEAAEGGGRGRPFRVPPEPAAQDKEAGAAP from the coding sequence ATGGCCAAGCGCCGCCGCCCAAAGAAGAGCGAGTCGCCGCCCGAACCGGCCGCCGCCGACACCCCGCTCCGGCCCGGGGCTGAGGAGGAagccgaggaggaggaggaggaggaggaggaggaggaggaggaggaggaggaggcggcggaGGGCGGGGGAAGAGGACGGCCGTTCCGGGTTCCGCCTGAGCCCGCAGCGCAGGACAAGGAGGCAGGAGCGGCGCCGTGA